In Phaseolus vulgaris cultivar G19833 chromosome 7, P. vulgaris v2.0, whole genome shotgun sequence, the genomic stretch CAGTTTTACGAagtgtaatatgaacaattacaaagAACCAAGcaagggtagaaaacacctggatttATAGTACACCAGaaaccctattgatcagttcttgaatcacagcaaagcccaaaggcaatcttgctaaacttggaAAAACACCTTTTTACAAACAGTTTGTAATCTCTCTTTTTGATCTCAAATCAGAGTGTAAAATTTCTCTCTTTTATCATCTATATGTCTTTttaaacatttgaaagaagacttgatggagatcaagaagaagaagagaaagaggtAGAAGTTGAAGATGCGCAGAGAAAtattagctcatcatcctttttacctcaaaggattacaaggagcaaatttaaagaattaggagGTAGTGTTCAAATGTTTTccctttttgtagtttcttttgtataaaatttaaaaatacatagaatagtgtttaggtaggtgctaagagggaaacctaaagatacctcttgtgtaaagcatctttagacatTAGCTTTAGGAAAAGTCTAGAAGGTATCCCTTCATTCtccactttaggcgctagaagtggaagagttgcaAGACAACCTTGGATAGCTTCCTTTATAAGCTTCTTGTAAActcatgaccggtccttctcctataaaaggagggcttgagtccttgaaatacagatttgatattttgagtaaagaaattctcccaaattggtgagtgattgagagacttgtgtcttctcctcttctagtctcatcttgagtgcattcttggaacctcaagtgacgacatctacactcatcttggagccttacatccttcaagtggcgtgttcatctccaagaactccaaccacataagttccctatttcatttcatcttcttcatccattttcattccaaaactaatcctaaaacatgtcttagatgtttctttcaatttcaatcggttaatcttgtttgttttgtgttttcatTCGGTAATTCTTCTtagtttgttgttcttgtgtTGTTAATTGAGTTTCATGGagatttaatcggttcatttgtgttcttttaTGTTTCTATTCGGTTCTTTTGTATTCTTTTGTATTTCAATCAGTTCATATGCCTTTTCAtgggtttctatatgagtttggcttggttacttctgatttggtgagttcttgagtgttaagaacattgatccaattcttagaaagtgcctaatcatattccaactcaagttgaatccataacatgtccttataatatttctttcatgttattggaatcatatcaagaCCATATTTATATCACTTGAAAAGCTACCGTTTAAGGCAGATTCAAACAACTGAAATagttaaaacaaattttcaaaaaattgttatgaaaactcacatttaatcggttgaaaatgtgatttaaccggttgaatggtttcagcagttatgcaactgattcaaaaaatagtttcaaaactcctttgctagccaagtgacaaacaaccgattgtctcgaaactttaatgggttgtttttccctttgcatggaaaaacactttaatctttaaaacaaattgaaataagttttgtttgagaatcaagactaatcttacaaagattctaaacccttTAACTAAACCCAAACCGAAAACACAACAAAGCTTCAGGCTCCATgaggatttgaaacatcaaagcttcccatcttcaacaatctccccttatttgatgGAGCCAAATCCTTGGAATGCTTTTAGGAATTTCATCCAGAGTAGAGAACCGTGTATCCATGTTGGTAAATCTTGACTCGCACATTTCATAGAGGTTCCTTTGATTGTCAACAAAGGTGTCCATTCTATTGATCATTTGCCTTTCAAAAGATGACATGTTTGGCATCCTTTCATCCATATTGATGTCATGATGTTCACCTTCTTGATTTCCaacagcaggttcatcttgcaTTGCTGCCTCTTCAGTTTCATCACCTTCATTAGTTCCACTTGGGCCAGcttgatcaccatccttgcttacccATATTCCACCAATCTTAGTGGATCCCTTTCCATCTTACTTAGGGATCCACTATTGATCTCACTGAAGGGCTTGATTAACTCTGCTAGCTCTCATTCtatatccacttcaaaatagtgaaGAAACTTAGAAATCAAAATGGCATAAGGATAATGAAAGTCACATAACCTCATAGCTTTTTTCATGTGCTCTTTGATTGCGTGAACCCAGTTGATCTTCACTTTGTTCATGATACAGTAGATCAAGAGAAGATCTTCTTCAGATAGAGTTGAATGGTTACTCCCCCTAGGTGTGAGAATCCATGAAATTATGAAAGCCACATGGCTTTCATCAAGCTTGGACCCACAAACAGAAATATTCCTCACTTTGGAGTGGGATTCTTGAGACAACCTTTATAaaactggattttgttgaaatcttccactactccaaggtttcccctATTCATTCTTAGTCCAAGAGACTTCAGCCTGGTCACAACAGACCATACCTCAATTGTGATGATCATATCTACACCTTTGACATGTGAAACAAGTGAGTCACCATCAAAATGAAGGTTAGTGTAAAATACCTTTACAAGATCAGgatttgatggagatcaagatcaagaagaaatCGAAGCCAACAATCAAGGACAAGAGGAGGTAGAGGCCCAAGTAGAAGACACTCAAAGAGTCAATAGCCCACCTCataggcttacaagaagcaaatttaaagaattaggaaatagtggaagattgttttctcttttgatagTTTCTTGTGTAttaaaaggtgcttagagggaaacattagacacctcttttgtaaaagcatctttaggctttagtttaggaaattctagaagcttgggagtgagcttagtaggggGGCGTGAGCTTAGGagctttttgggtagcttagggaataagctatgtaaatgatcggcccttactcctataaaaggagggattaggtccttcataaatcagatttgagaattatagtagcaaaactctcccaaattggtgattgagtgtgtgagaacttgttttctcctcttccttgtctcatcttgagtgcattggttctctcaagtggcggcattgctcacttatcttggagccttcacacttcaagtggcgtgaccatcaatcaagctcttcattctcataagttcctctcttctccatcttttcatttcatttccaaGTTTATTCGAATTCAAAAACATGTCTAGGATCTTTCTATTCAGTGTTTTGAGCTTAAATTCATGTAGTGTTCGGTTCTTATGCTCTTTTGCTGGATtcaattgtttcttcttcatttcttcttaatttgttcggtgcatttcagttCTTAAGCTTTTTAAATGGTGCATTTgctttcttgttcaatttaatcggttcaattggcaagaaatgggtcttccatgtgagtttggtgtttggtgcaagttttggtgagttcttgaaacatagaacattgatccatttctattaaaagtgcctattcattctccaactcaagttgattccataaaatgtcaaagaatcatctatatctagctagtggaatcatatcaggaTAGATATTCCCTGTAAGTTCTAGGAATCTCTTAAACTTCTGTTCTTTGAGAATGTTCCTCACAGAATCCAACTTCTGTTGTTTCATCCATGTGAAGGAAACAACTTTTGGTGTATTTACATTCTTTCTACTTGTCTCAAGTAGATACTTGTTGATGAGATTGGTATCACCTGCAAACCAACCTTCAAGCTTTCCAGAGCTTTTGACACCTATTGATTTCATCCTTTTAGTAGAGGGAGGAGTGCCAACCATTGCTTAATTCAGAAACAGTTTCTGCAAAGAAAGCTTTTAGAAAGAGGTAGAAATAACAGTTTTATATCAACCGGTTatttgtgtgtgaaattgtAGGTAAATGCACTAGGTTTTATAGCAGATAAAACCTGGTCAAAGCTGGCTGTATTCAACACAGAAAACGAATCAAATCTAAACCATAAAGCTGAAATTGTCAGTCAAAACAGAAAGGTACAGATTCACATGTGATATTTGACCAAGCATTTaagacattttttattttcaagatGTGGAGAGATCTGATCTATTAAAAGCAAATGTAACAAAGTTACACTGTATTCAAACATCCAAAAAATACACTTTTGACCATTCATGTCACGGGTTTTAACAGAATCAGAAACcagaatttaaaattcaaaaactgatttgcCAGAGCTTATCAGAtacaaaataatcggttgtttcgaggaaacaatcggttaaattTCTGTTCTAAaggaaaattttcaaaaacacattttgcATATAATCattatgttttaacatgtttgCAAGCTATTAAATGTATGAAGAATAGATAGAGCACGTAAGAATTACATATTGAAACATAGAGTAAcatattgaattgaattttaagCACCAATAGTTCTCAACAAAGAATGAGAATTTTATTCTCAGATTACAGATTTTCTAATTATAGAAAGTTCAAGAAATCAACACTAAACTTTGATATGTTGGCATGTACAGAATATTAGTCCTTGCTGATCCTTTCAAGAGAAAATCAGAAATCTGCAAAATAGAACTTTGTCAAATCTCAAGATTTGTTCCCTTGAAGAATTTGGGACCTTCAGTGTTAgatttgttgaaccaagtggtgttcaagctttgaagaatcaaaatcctttgaaggatgttgaagcctctgctgtgcttgatgttgctgtgctggtttaagctttgttatggggtagtttatatgttgtaatccaccctgtgattaaatctaaagcattagcattctcaatctttgtgaaaacaaaatgatttcaaactaagtaaaaacaaccgattgttttgtcgaaacaaccgattgtttgtacttaggtgttttgagaaaaagtttgaaaactgttttgaatggttgaactgttaagtaccaaaacaaccgattgattcgaggaaacaaccgattgtttgttttgggaccataacagaaaaactgttttctttgattgagctttaaatgatttaactgcttacgctccagtcattaaatgctttgaccaatcttttaatgcaatttaagtgtttgttaagatttgataacaaactacatctttgaatatattcagaaaaacagatttaagaattaagaatatttgaaaaagttttttttaagagagtttttcaaagtgctgagattgctaagagtttgtgattgatcaaagtgttggaataggattatgcttgtattgatttcatattatcttctgtaacaagtgtaattcttgtactctgttgaacaatttcatttctgtgtttgctgagattggctgtgtgttcttgaggtgttcaagatcagcaatcttagtgttggccaatgagagtgtgtttcttgaggtgttcaaggtcattctcttggttgttgtgtaagtgatcaagtggtgattgcttagtggatatcctcagggtttctgagaagactggatgtagctctggtttggagtgaaccagtataaacaactgtgtacaatctctctatctctaactctttaaattcagtttatttgttgtttgctggtataaacaaccgattatttctacgaaacaaccgattgtttttctagtactatagcttttgcttgcttttttggctaactgaattgctgaatcaattggttcctgtgataaattcattctagttttgaaaagtttgcgaaaaccctttttaaacaattcaccccccctctagtttaaagccatcttttctaacaattggcatcaagagcttggttcttgaaagttattcaagttgatcctaaaaatatttcaaaatggttgatagactaccttttggggaaggtgcttcaattaacagaccacctttgttttgtggtttaaactaccagttttggaaagtaagaatgaaaatatttatggaatctcttgacaaaggaatttgggatgcaattgaaaatggtccttttatcccaaagtttgaaatggatggatctgtcattgagaagccatggtctcaatggactgatgcagaaagcaaaaaggccaaattcgattgcattgccaaaaatattataacctctactttaaattctgatgagttttttcagggtctcacaatgcaaatcattaaaagaaatgtgggacactttggaagtcactcatgaaggaacaaatgaggtgaaaagagctagaaagcatgctctcatccaagagtatgagatgtttagaatgcttaaaggagaaacaattgctgaggtgcagaaaaggtttacgcacatcatcaatcaccttatgagcctagacaagacctttgataaagaagagctgaacatcaagatcttgaaatgtcttgatagagcatggcaaccaaaggtaactgctatttccgaatctaaagatctaagatcattaagtgttgcttctttgtttggaaagcttagagaacatgagctagagatgaataaaatcaatgttcaagagagtgaagataagcacacaaggagcatagccttgaaagaatccaaacacaagggaaagaaagattcaagtgatgatagtgatgaggaaaaccttagcttgctgtcaagaaaattcagcaaattcctaaagagaaaccgcaacaaagacaacaacaaggataggtatggaaacaagaaacccaatgaattcaattcaaataactatacttattttggttgtggtgagcaaggtcatataaaggcaaattgtcccaacaagagcaaagagaaaaagactagttacaaggagaagaaaggcaagacaaaaagagcctacatagcttgggatgaaaatgaggtgtcatcatcaagttcttcatcaagtgaagatgaaaaagcaaacatatgtttggtagctgaaaatgatgatgaatcttgcagctcaagtgaggtaagttcatgtgcttccttaaatgaacaaaattagagtgaattgcttgaagcttttcaagaaacacatgatgaagctaatagattggttctttcaaataaccgattgaaagatcttaacatttggcttgaaaagaaagttaaatcacttgaagagaatctggaaaaagcaaaaagtgattttgaaaaattggaaaatcatttaaaaaatgcctcttgcaagtgtgataatctcatttgcacaaattgtgaaaatcttgagaaaaaggttcactatcttgttaaaactgtggacaagctttcaaaggggaaatcaaactttgagaatgtcttggcatctcaaagctgtgtttttgtaaaggctggtttaggcttttatccacagaacaagcaagataggttttcaaaaagcttttttagaaaatcagaaaaacaaccgattgttaagacgaaacaaccggttgttacatacttttactgcatgaagaaaggccactctgttaggttctgtaaaattagaaaatattctgttccaagaggttttatgaaatggattcctaagggatgtgatgtttctaactgcaaagaaaagtcaaacggacccaaatttgtaaggggaccaaatcttgctacttgaaattgcttatgcaggaaaaataaagagaaaaagaagaactgagtcatctgatcaagctgttgaagaaaaaggcagtcattaAAGCTGAATCAATACTATGCAAAagacctcaacagtgaaaagaagtttCTTGATCaaaaagcacatggctcattgaagaatcaacataaggataagactttcctttatttgttctcaatttctgtttcaaagttctttctcatggttAAAACGATCTTGTTATGATTAatgtcatctgctttgaactccttctactcatggttaaaattcaaaaacagttttaactgctgcagaaaaacaaccgattatttcttcgaaacaaccgattgttttgggtctgacagcactgtgaagaaatccttttaattgttattttgaatttttattcgttgcagatcaattcaaagggagaatcttggtcaaagaaccTGTAATTGAAAGCTGATTACGTTCAGAGAGatgttacaacagtcataaaggagaATATTCcaatatcttggaaattcaagagccttaatgactagtcaaagatcacatgtgaagaccatgtgatttttagctttttctgactttttctgtgcagagcagagtcaagtcctctctctcttaaaatcaggtaccctttaatgaaattaaattcatattgattctcttactgctataaaatccaGTGCAGGattcttccacaagaacaaccaattgcaacatctcttgcaaaaatctgtgaagagtgttctcctctgttttcgtctctgctgtcatggaatcaactcctcccacctcaaaaagagtcaaaacaagggctgtaaggtctggaggaaggctagaaggctggttttctagagataatgatctcattgagaagtataggtatgaaacaagtatcaagaagataaacaaccccaaggttgtatgttttgattggctgaaaagtcaaaaacttgataatgtgagaaggctgctcaaggatcaatctctcataAAGTttctggagatgaagggaaacatttatccagatttggtgagggtgttctacacaaacttgaagtttgagggagacaatctagtttctcatgtgaaaggtgtagaagtGGAGATAACTtatgaagtatggactgctgtTGCTGGACTTAAGTTTTCTGGtctaagaatcaacaagggaaaccttggtgtggtggaggattttaacaaaatccaattctacaaaagttgcttgaagaataatcatgctcaagttagtacatgctcggttggaggtttgaaacttgatgaaagattgcttgctctcattataacttggattctaactccaagggggagtaatcattatgtgctaactgaagaagatctggtttatatcttctgcatcaccaagaaaatcaagatcaattggattcatataatcaaagaacacatgcaaaaaagccatgaggttaggtgattataactatccatatgctgttttgatatctaaatttctactctattttgaagttaatcttgaagatgaaacttctgagctggtcaaggcaactcaagagttgaacaatggatcactcagcaagatgggttttacaaaagtagatggaaaatggataagcaaggatggtgatcatggtgcctcatctagtggtgttgcaaatcttgaacaagatgaacctgttgatatggatgttcaacatgaaaatcCACCTGAAGATTTTCAATATGCTGGACCAAGTGCTGATGAtggacatcaaggagaaaggatgCCAACCATGTcgtcttttgaaagactcatgatgaataggcttgatagctttgttgaaaatcaaaggagcctccatgatctctgtgttagtaatttccaaagaattgacaccaggtttgacaacatggatgcaaggtttatgactctggatgaacagattgaagctattcagaatcaaatttttgatcttcagtttgctgatgaagaagaatgaaggaaaaaaaaaccgattgtttcgataaccaatcgattgtttttggctaaTCTTTCtggtttttatttcctttcttctgctgttgctgctttaattatgatgtaatgaaaacaatatcttgttttatcttttatcttttatctttgtctatttgtgaagaaaaatagggggagatatatgctgtgttttaagtttctgttttcagTGGATAAAACAGTTTGGGTTATGTAATATGTTTCTGATATTAGGTGTTTTGATCTTTAACTGTTAATCTGTATGCtaacaaaatatcagaagttcaatgttttgctcaaagttctattgcaggagttgcttcagatttaatcaggtacaacataagcatcagggatttgtcttcatcaaatagggggagattgttgaaccaagtggtgttcaagctttgaagaatccaaatcctttgaaggatgttgaagcctctgctgtgcttgatgttgctatgctggtttaagctttgttctggggtagtttatatgttgtgatccaccctgtgattaaatctaaagcattagcattctcaatctttgtgaaaacaaaatgatttcaaactaagtaaaaacaaccgattgttttgtcgaaacaaccgattgtttgtacttaggtgttttgagaaaaagtttgaaaactgttttgaatggttgaactgttaagtaccaaaaccaccgattgattcgaggaaacaaccgattgtttgttttgggaccataacagaaaaactgttttctttgattgagctttaaatgatttaactgcttacgctccagtcattaaatgctttgaccaatcttttaatgcaatttaagtgtttgttaagatttgataacaaactacatctttgaatatattcagaaaaacagatttaagaattaagaatctttgaaaaagttttttttaagagagtttttcaaagtgctgagattactaagagtttgtgattgatcaaagtgttggaataggattatgcttgtattgatttcatattatcttctgtaacaagtgtaatccttgtactctgttgaacaatttcgtttctgtgtttgctgagattggctgtgtgttcttgaggtgttcaagatcagcaatcttagtgttggccaatgagagtgtgtttcttgaggtgttcaaggtcattctcttggttgttgtgtaagtgatcaagtggtgattgcttagtggatatcctcagggtttctgagaagactggatgtagctctggtttggagtgaaccagtataaacaactgtgtacaatctctctatctctaactctttaaattcagtttatttgttgtttgctggtgtaaacaaccgattatttctacgaaacaaccgattgtttttctggtactatagcttttgcttgctgttttggctaactgaattgctgaatcaattggttcgtgagataaattcattctagttttgaaaagtttgcgaaaaccctttttaaacaattcacccccctctagtttaaagccatcttttctaacaagaTTTATCTTTTGAATTAGCAATACATCTGGGAATCCACTTATAAATGCCTTTAGGTATAAGAGATTTACGAAACCTGCagtacctgacaaaatggcctttcttcatgcaataaaagcatgtaactaCCGGTTGAAACGATATTTTaacaaattgtttttctggaaaatttaaaaaaggttttgtaatcttcttttctttgctTTGAGGGTAAAACCCCAAACCTGCTTTTCCAAATACACATTTCTGTGAAGCTAAAACATCTTCAAAATTGGACTTTCCAGTTGTAAGCTTGTCCATGGTTTTCAAAAGATTGCAAAGCTTTTATCTCACAACTGCAAGAAGATTTTTTGTAGATCAAATCCAGATTTTCtaaatcttattttgttttgcttaGTTTTTCCTCTAGATCcttaactttattttctaaCCAGTTATTTAATCCTTTCAACCGGTTCAGAGAAAgtgccaatcggttggcttcatcatgagtttcataAAAAGCAttaagcaattgatcataggtGGTACCTTTACTTGTTGAAGTAGGATCCATGCTACTTGTTACTGATGCTAGAAGGCAAACATTAGCTTCCTCATCATCTGAAGAACTTCAGGATGAGACATCATTGTGATCCCATGCTATATATGCTTTCTTagcttttccctttttctcccttttaaagtctccCTTTTCTTTAACTTCATTGTTTGGACATTCATACTTGATATGACCCTGTTCACCACAGCCATAACAAGTATACTTATTAGAATTGAATTCACTAGGTTTCTTTGAATCATACCTTTTAGAAGCTTGTCTCTTTCTCAAGAATTTGCTGGATTTTCTTGATAGAAAACTTATgttctcttcttcactttcactaGAATCTGGTTGCTGTTTGCTAGCTTTGAGTGCTATGCTCTTGttatgcttgtcttcactttcttggacAGCAAGCCTTTGAATCTCAATTTAATGCTCTCTTAGTTTACCAAAGAGAGATGGCACAGTCATTGAGGTGAGATCCTTTGATTCAGAAATGGCAGTAACCTTTGGCtgccatgttctatcaagacactttagTACCTTGATGTTATgctcttcttcatcaaacttcttaCCAAGACTTATAAGATGATTCACAATGTGAGAAAACCTCATCTGCACATCACATATGGATTCTCCCTTTTGCATTCTGAAGAGTTCATACTCTTGAATCAgagcatgcttcctagctctcttcacatcagttgtgccttcatgtgtgacctccaagatgtcccacatttc encodes the following:
- the LOC137829087 gene encoding uncharacterized protein, giving the protein MKIFIHSTDKGIWESIENGPFVPQVKKDDVLVDKPSSEWTEAESKKVKFDWIAKNIITSALSCDEFFRVSQCSSAKEMWDILEVTHEGTTDVKRARKHALIQEYELFRMQKGESICDVQMRFSHIVNHLISLGKKFDEEEHNIKVLKCLDRTWQPKVTAISESKDLTSMTVPSLFGKLREH